The candidate division WOR-3 bacterium DNA window AACTTGAAAAGTTCGGCTATCCTAGTTTCGAAAACGTTTTTTATTCTTACGGCATAGGTTATTGCTACAACCTATCGGATAATTTTGAGATGAGATTGGCCGGAAGGAAATATTTGTACCAAAATGAAAATTCAAACTCAAACAAGATGAAACTCGGTGCTGAATGGCTATACGCTGAGTGCCAACTGGGCTGGACTTTTTTCAAGAGTGAAAATTCAGAAATGAACCTGCTTTTCGGTACGGGTGTAGAAGACGTGTGTTTGAAAATTTACGATTCTGAAAAAACCAGTTTCGATTCACTTCTTTTAAACCCGCAGAGAGGAGTTGAATTTTCCGGGCACAACATTGAACTGTCTCTTTCCATCGGTGGAGATTTTTTTATTGGACCTTTGAACATTTCCACGGGTTCTGGCCTGATACTCGGTTTGAATTTCGGTTATCGCTACACTCCATACAATTTCCCATGGAATACTCCCGGGTATCAAATTGAAGATGGTCCGAAAATGGATTTAGGAGGAGCCTATTTGGAATTCACTTCTGGTTGGGGTAAGTTATAGGACATAGGAGGAAAATATGAAAAACGAGAAAAATATTGTCATCCACGCCGAGACTCTATTCGATGGAGAAGAAAAAATTAAAGGCGTGGCAATTGTAATCGAAGGGGGTTTGATTACAGACCTGTCGAAAAGTTCTGCGAAGGCTGATTTTTCTGGAGTCGTCACTCCGTCTTTAATAGATGCTCATTCTCATATAGGAATGGCGAGGGAAGGAGAACCGGCTGACGAAGAAGAGACAAACGACATACTGTCCCAGTTTCTTCCTCTCAACGACCCATTGAACAGCATCTATTTCGATGACAGAGCTTTCACAGACGCCGTGGATTTCGGGGTTCTCTACAGTTGCGTGATACCAGGGAGCGGCAATTTGCTCGGTGGAAAGGCGGCTGTGATCAAAAATTATTCGTCAAACAGAAAAAACGCCCTGTTGAAGGATTACGGCTTCAAGATGGCTTTAGGCTACAACCCCCGTTCCACAGGTCAATGGAAAGGCGAACGCCCCAACACGAGGATGGGGATATACGCATTGCTGGAAAGTTATTTTGATGAAGTTCTGAGAAAACAAGAAAAATCAAGACTCAACGTGGAAAAGGAAAAATCCGCTTTGGTCAGGTCATCGTCGGAGAAGAAAATTTCCGAAAAAGAAATGAGCGAAGAATTGTCGAGAATTGAAAAACTGTATGAATGCGAGTTCAGCTCTTCGGAAAAGGAGATCATTAAAATATTAAACGGAGAAAAAACAGTCAAGGTGCATGTTCACAAAGAAGACGATGCTCTTTATCTTGTCCATCTCGTTCAAAAATACAAGATCAGGGCTACAGCGGACCACCTGGGCGACGTTTTTCATAAAGAGATATTCGATGAACTCGCTGAAAACGGCATACCCATCGTCTACGGTCCTTTG harbors:
- a CDS encoding amidohydrolase family protein; this encodes MKNEKNIVIHAETLFDGEEKIKGVAIVIEGGLITDLSKSSAKADFSGVVTPSLIDAHSHIGMAREGEPADEEETNDILSQFLPLNDPLNSIYFDDRAFTDAVDFGVLYSCVIPGSGNLLGGKAAVIKNYSSNRKNALLKDYGFKMALGYNPRSTGQWKGERPNTRMGIYALLESYFDEVLRKQEKSRLNVEKEKSALVRSSSEKKISEKEMSEELSRIEKLYECEFSSSEKEIIKILNGEKTVKVHVHKEDDALYLVHLVQKYKIRATADHLGDVFHKEIFDELAENGIPIVYGPLNSFSYKVELKHSYYQNVKLLMQSKAFYGLMTDHPVIMTNSLRDSLKYFLIYGMPEEKAIGIITKNNAKILGIDNDFGTVKPGKVASLVVWDDNPLSLSAFPEAVFAEGKIIRRRHK